A window of Cryptomeria japonica chromosome 3, Sugi_1.0, whole genome shotgun sequence contains these coding sequences:
- the LOC131054809 gene encoding WUSCHEL-related homeobox 1-like isoform X1 encodes MDRGKSAVPRVILPLSVEESTRQRELLQYSSVVESRKWNPSLEQKQILESVWASGTRKPPCEAHIDEITSHLQRYGKAEAKNVYYWFRNEGTREKRRKQQSEAINSDCSAQSNQLGNRVNVEGEEEEEVQRTLELFPLHPDRGGFVLQNFGLSMVIALYCFA; translated from the exons ATGGATCGGGGAAAGTCTGCAG TGCCCAGGGTAATTCTTCCATTGAGTGTAGAGGAGAGTACAAGGCAAAGGGAGCTACTTCAATATTCAAGTGTGGTGGAAAGCAGAAAATGGAATCCAAGCTTGGAGCAAAAGCAGATATTAGAGTCTGTGTGGgcttctggaacaagaaaaccacCGTGTGAAGCCCATATAGATGAAATTACCTCTCATCTACAGCGTTATGGGAAAGCGGAAGCCAAAAATGTATATTATTGGTTTCGCAATGAAGGTACTCGAGAGAAACGCAGAAAACAACAATCAGAAGCCATAA ATTCTGATTGCTCTGCACAATCAAACCAGTTGGGAAACAGGGTTAATGTAGAG ggagaagaagaagaagaagtgcagAGAACTTTGGAACTTTTTCCTCTGCATCCTGATAGAGGCG GTTTTGTTCTACAAAATTTCGGACTTAGTATGGTGATTGCTTTGTATTGCTTTGCATAA
- the LOC131054809 gene encoding WUSCHEL-related homeobox 1-like isoform X2 — MDRGKSAVPRVILPLSVEESTRQRELLQYSSVVESRKWNPSLEQKQILESVWASGTRKPPCEAHIDEITSHLQRYGKAEAKNVYYWFRNEGTREKRRKQQSEAINSDCSAQSNQLGNRVNVEGEEEEEVQRTLELFPLHPDRGGLL; from the exons ATGGATCGGGGAAAGTCTGCAG TGCCCAGGGTAATTCTTCCATTGAGTGTAGAGGAGAGTACAAGGCAAAGGGAGCTACTTCAATATTCAAGTGTGGTGGAAAGCAGAAAATGGAATCCAAGCTTGGAGCAAAAGCAGATATTAGAGTCTGTGTGGgcttctggaacaagaaaaccacCGTGTGAAGCCCATATAGATGAAATTACCTCTCATCTACAGCGTTATGGGAAAGCGGAAGCCAAAAATGTATATTATTGGTTTCGCAATGAAGGTACTCGAGAGAAACGCAGAAAACAACAATCAGAAGCCATAA ATTCTGATTGCTCTGCACAATCAAACCAGTTGGGAAACAGGGTTAATGTAGAG ggagaagaagaagaagaagtgcagAGAACTTTGGAACTTTTTCCTCTGCATCCTGATAGAGGCGGTTTATTATAG